The Herbaspirillum sp. DW155 genomic interval CCCAGCGCCTCCAGCAGTATCGCGGCCACACGTTCGGAAGACTGCGGATTCTGGCCGGTGATGAGCTGGCCGTCGCGGATGGCGAACATCTGCCAGTTGTCGGTTCCTTCGAAAACACCACCCAGCTCGCGCAGACGGCTTTCCAGCAGGAAGGGCACGACGTCGGCCAGCCCCACTTCGCGCTCTTCGGCATCTGTGAAGGAATTGACACGCTTGCCGGCCACCATCGGCTTGCCATCGGCCTTCACGGCCGAGACCAGGCCAGCCGCACCGTGACAGACTGAAGCAATGTACTTGCCGGCGGCATAGGCGCTCTCAACGACGGCCTTGACGTTGGCATCGGTCGGCAAGTCCCACATGGTGCCGTGACCGCCGGGGAAGAACACCGCATCAAAGTCCGCCACCGCGATCTCGCCCAAGGCGCGGGTTGCGGCGATGCGCTGCTGCAGCTCGGCATCGGCCAGCATGCGTTCGACGATGGCGTCGTTCTGGCCCTGGGGCTTGACGCTGCCCGGATCGATGGGGGCCTTGCCGCCCGCGGTGGAGGCAATGACGACCGAGGCGCCGGCGTCGACCAGGGCGTAATACGGGGCGGCCAGTTCTTCGGCCCACAGGCCGGTGGGTTTGTCGGTCTCGCCCATGCGGCTGCTGGAGGTCACGATCATCAGGATGTTGGGTTTCTTCATGGTGTTCCTTTCTTCATAAGGGGAGGATGGCATCTGCAGCAAAGCGGCGTTGCCAGGATGCTCGCCACTTTATTCCTGTCTCCGATGAAGATAAACTGCCTTCCCATCAATTCATTCATTACCTCATTGAACAAATGCGCAGCTTTGATCCCGTCCAGCTAGGCAGCATCGAACTCTTCTGCAAGGCCGCCGAACTGGGCAGCTTCACGGCCGCCGCCGAAGCGCTGGGCGTGACGCCGGCCTCGGTGAGCCGTTCCATCAGCCGCCTGGAAACCCGCCTGGGCGTGCGCCTGTTTGCCCGCACCACGCGCCAGATCCGGCTCACCCGCGAGGGCGAGCTGTATCACGAGCAATGCCGCCAGGCCCTGGAGCAGATCGCTGCAGCCGAACGCATCCTGACCGGGCAGCAGAAAGTCCCGAGCGGCCCGCTGCGCATCAGTGTGGGCACGCCCTACGCGCACTATCGGCTGCTGCCGCTGCTGCCGCGTTTCCAGGCCGCCTATCCGCAGATCGACGTGGAATTGAGCATTGCCAACCGTGTCATCGACTTCGTGGAAGAAGGTTATGACCTGGCGATCCGGCTGGGCGTACCGCGGGATTCGCGACTGATCGCGCATACGCTGGAAGAGGCCACGCTGGGCGTCTTTGCGGCGCCCTCCTATCTCGCCCGGCGCGGCACGCCAGAGAGCGTGCAAGCCCTGAAGGAACATGACTGCATCCAGTTCATCCTGCCCAGCACCGGGCGCGCGATGCCGTGGATATTCAAGGACGGACAGGGACGCGACATGGATTTTCATTTCCAGAGCCGGCAACGCATCCATGACGATGTATTGGGCTGCGTCAACTGGGCCATTGCGGGCGGGGGGCTGTTCCAGATCTATCACTTCATCGCCCAGGCCGCGGTGCAGCGTGGAGAGCTGGTGGAAGTGCTGCAGTCGGCCGGCTATCGCACCCGGCGCTTTTCCATCCTCTATCCGCACAATCGCCACCTGTCGGCGCGGGTGCGGGCGTTTGTGGAGTTCCTGATGCAGGCGGTACGGCCATAAAGCCATCGGCCCCACCGCCACGCCGAACACGACGCGAGGATGGGGCCGATGGCAGCCTCACAGGCGGGCTCATAGGCGGGCTCAGCCCGCCACAGGCTTAATGATGCATCTTGGCTTCGGTACGATCCAGGATCGCTTCCGGTGCTTGCGCGTCTTCCACGGTCTCGTTGTTCAAGACCTTGGTCAGGCGTTCACTATCCAGTTCGCCGCTCCACTTGGCCACCACCAGGGTCGCCACGCCATTGCCGATGGTATTGGTCAGCGC includes:
- a CDS encoding type 1 glutamine amidotransferase domain-containing protein — its product is MKKPNILMIVTSSSRMGETDKPTGLWAEELAAPYYALVDAGASVVIASTAGGKAPIDPGSVKPQGQNDAIVERMLADAELQQRIAATRALGEIAVADFDAVFFPGGHGTMWDLPTDANVKAVVESAYAAGKYIASVCHGAAGLVSAVKADGKPMVAGKRVNSFTDAEEREVGLADVVPFLLESRLRELGGVFEGTDNWQMFAIRDGQLITGQNPQSSERVAAILLEALGLGA
- a CDS encoding LysR substrate-binding domain-containing protein; the encoded protein is MRSFDPVQLGSIELFCKAAELGSFTAAAEALGVTPASVSRSISRLETRLGVRLFARTTRQIRLTREGELYHEQCRQALEQIAAAERILTGQQKVPSGPLRISVGTPYAHYRLLPLLPRFQAAYPQIDVELSIANRVIDFVEEGYDLAIRLGVPRDSRLIAHTLEEATLGVFAAPSYLARRGTPESVQALKEHDCIQFILPSTGRAMPWIFKDGQGRDMDFHFQSRQRIHDDVLGCVNWAIAGGGLFQIYHFIAQAAVQRGELVEVLQSAGYRTRRFSILYPHNRHLSARVRAFVEFLMQAVRP